One genomic region from Rhizomicrobium palustre encodes:
- the pyrE gene encoding orotate phosphoribosyltransferase: MSEVAEQLIAVIKERSYRRGKFKLASGAESEFYFNLKPTMMSPKGAYLSAKALLEKIREVDGIDYVGGLEMGAVPVIASLAALSFEDGKPVNTFFVRKQPKDHGTQDLVEGLAIGESLSGKHVIIIDDVATTGGSIVKAAEAARKAGAIVDYALVILDREEGGTENLAAAGMKLLSALKKSDFL; this comes from the coding sequence ATGTCCGAAGTTGCCGAACAGCTGATTGCCGTGATCAAGGAACGCTCCTACCGGCGCGGGAAGTTCAAGCTCGCCAGCGGGGCGGAGAGCGAATTCTACTTCAACCTGAAGCCGACCATGATGTCGCCCAAAGGGGCTTATCTCTCGGCCAAGGCGCTGCTGGAGAAAATCCGCGAAGTGGACGGGATCGATTATGTCGGCGGGCTCGAAATGGGCGCGGTGCCGGTGATCGCCTCGCTCGCGGCGCTGTCTTTCGAGGACGGCAAGCCGGTCAACACCTTCTTTGTGAGGAAGCAGCCGAAGGATCACGGCACCCAGGATCTGGTCGAAGGCCTCGCCATTGGCGAAAGCCTTTCGGGCAAGCACGTCATCATCATCGATGATGTGGCGACCACGGGCGGCTCCATCGTCAAAGCCGCCGAAGCGGCGCGCAAGGCTGGTGCGATTGTCGATTATGCGCTGGTGATTTTGGACCGCGAAGAAGGCGGCACCGAAAACCTCGCCGCGGCGGGGATGAAACTGCTTTCCGCGTTGAAGAAGAGCGATTTTCTGTAA
- the leuS gene encoding leucine--tRNA ligase, translating into MARYNAKDSEKRWQQAWNAADVFKTPETHDKPKCYVLEMFPYPSGRIHIGHVRNYTMGDVLARFKRSQGFNVLHPMGWDAFGLPAENAAREKHVNPRDWTYDNIANMKEQLKLMGLSLDWSREFATCDVGYFSRQQKLFLDFYRENLVYRSEADVNWDPVDMTVLANEQVIDGRGWRSGALVERKKLSQWFLKITAYSQELLEALDGLERWPEKVRLMQKNWIGKSEGLRLNFTLSDARKLEIFTTRPDTLFGASFVAISPDHPLTEELAKTNPALAEFQAECRRLGTAEETIEKAEKLGFDTGLTATHPFDSNWKLPVYVANFVLMGYGTGAIFGCPAHDQRDLDFARKYKLSVRPVVIPEGVDPTTFDVGDEAYTGPGKLANSSFLDGLPVDEAKKTVAEKLEADGVGKRTTQYRLRDWLVSRQRPWGCPIPMIHCGKCGVVPVPEDQLPVKVPEDLTFNVKGNPLDAHPTWKYVKCPCCGGDALRDTDTLDTFVDSSWYYARFTDTTAEGPVNKAAVDYWLPVDQYIGGIEHAILHLLYSRFFLRAMKKAGYVKIDEPFAGLFTQGMVCHETYKDPEGAWLSPDEIEKRDGGVFVKETGAKVTVGPSEKMSKSKKNVVAPETIIDVYGADTIRWFMLSDTPPERDIEWTDEGADACWKFVQRVYRLVTEAGELPPVGTPVEGSSELRRAVHRAIAAVTDDLAGLRFNRAVAQIYTLANAIGSATKAPGAEKREALEALTQLVGPMMPHLAEDCWEALGHKAFLATAPWPKAIPELVAVSSVTIAVQVNGKLRGTLEIAPDTDKAEVEKAALAVETVQRAMEGKSPKKVIVVPNRIVNIVV; encoded by the coding sequence ATGGCGCGCTATAACGCAAAAGATTCCGAAAAGCGCTGGCAACAGGCCTGGAATGCCGCCGACGTCTTCAAGACGCCGGAAACGCATGACAAGCCCAAATGCTATGTCCTGGAGATGTTCCCCTATCCGTCCGGGCGCATCCATATCGGCCACGTGCGCAACTACACCATGGGCGACGTGCTGGCGCGCTTCAAACGCAGCCAAGGCTTCAACGTGCTGCACCCGATGGGCTGGGATGCTTTCGGCCTTCCTGCCGAAAACGCCGCCCGCGAAAAGCACGTGAACCCGCGCGACTGGACCTACGACAATATCGCCAACATGAAAGAGCAGCTGAAGCTGATGGGCCTCAGCCTCGACTGGAGCCGCGAGTTCGCCACCTGCGATGTCGGCTATTTCTCCCGTCAGCAGAAGCTGTTCCTCGATTTCTATCGCGAGAACCTGGTCTATCGCTCGGAAGCCGATGTGAACTGGGACCCGGTCGACATGACCGTGCTCGCCAATGAGCAGGTGATCGATGGCCGCGGCTGGCGTTCGGGCGCTTTGGTCGAGCGCAAGAAGCTGTCCCAGTGGTTTTTGAAGATCACCGCCTATTCGCAGGAACTCTTGGAAGCCCTCGACGGTTTGGAGCGCTGGCCGGAAAAGGTCCGGCTGATGCAGAAGAACTGGATCGGCAAATCCGAAGGCCTGCGCCTCAACTTCACGCTGTCGGATGCGCGCAAGCTCGAAATCTTCACCACGCGCCCCGACACATTGTTCGGTGCGAGCTTTGTCGCGATCTCGCCTGATCATCCGCTGACCGAAGAACTCGCCAAGACCAATCCGGCACTGGCCGAGTTCCAAGCTGAGTGCCGCCGTTTGGGCACCGCCGAAGAGACCATCGAAAAGGCCGAGAAGCTGGGCTTCGATACCGGCCTGACCGCGACGCATCCCTTCGATTCCAATTGGAAGCTGCCGGTCTATGTCGCCAATTTCGTGCTGATGGGCTATGGCACCGGCGCCATCTTCGGCTGCCCGGCGCATGACCAGCGCGACCTTGATTTCGCACGCAAATATAAGCTTTCTGTGCGCCCCGTAGTGATCCCGGAAGGTGTTGATCCCACTACTTTCGATGTCGGCGATGAGGCCTATACCGGCCCCGGCAAGCTTGCGAATTCGAGCTTCCTTGATGGGTTGCCCGTCGATGAAGCCAAGAAGACCGTGGCCGAGAAGCTGGAAGCCGACGGCGTCGGCAAGCGTACGACACAGTATCGCTTGCGCGATTGGCTGGTCTCGCGCCAGCGCCCCTGGGGCTGCCCGATCCCGATGATCCATTGCGGCAAATGCGGCGTGGTGCCGGTTCCGGAAGATCAACTGCCGGTGAAAGTGCCCGAGGACCTGACCTTCAACGTGAAGGGCAATCCGCTCGACGCGCACCCGACCTGGAAATATGTGAAGTGCCCGTGCTGCGGCGGCGACGCGCTGCGCGATACCGACACGCTCGACACCTTTGTCGACTCCTCCTGGTATTACGCGCGCTTCACCGACACCACCGCGGAAGGCCCGGTGAACAAGGCGGCGGTCGATTACTGGCTGCCCGTCGATCAGTATATCGGCGGTATCGAACACGCCATTCTGCATCTGCTCTATTCGCGCTTCTTCCTGCGCGCCATGAAGAAGGCGGGCTATGTGAAGATCGATGAGCCGTTTGCGGGCCTCTTCACCCAAGGCATGGTCTGCCACGAGACCTATAAGGACCCGGAAGGGGCCTGGCTCTCGCCCGACGAGATCGAAAAGCGCGATGGCGGCGTCTTTGTCAAAGAGACCGGCGCGAAGGTCACGGTTGGCCCTTCGGAAAAGATGTCGAAGTCCAAGAAGAACGTGGTGGCGCCCGAAACCATCATCGACGTCTATGGTGCCGACACCATCCGCTGGTTCATGCTCTCCGATACCCCGCCGGAACGCGATATCGAATGGACCGACGAGGGCGCGGATGCCTGCTGGAAGTTCGTCCAGCGCGTCTATCGCCTGGTCACCGAAGCGGGCGAACTGCCGCCGGTGGGAACCCCGGTGGAGGGCTCTTCCGAGCTTCGTCGTGCGGTGCATCGCGCCATCGCCGCGGTGACCGATGACCTTGCGGGTCTGCGCTTCAACCGCGCTGTGGCCCAGATCTATACCCTGGCCAATGCTATCGGCTCGGCCACCAAGGCCCCGGGCGCCGAAAAGCGCGAGGCATTGGAGGCGCTGACTCAGCTGGTTGGCCCGATGATGCCGCATCTGGCCGAAGATTGCTGGGAAGCCCTTGGCCATAAGGCCTTTTTGGCCACCGCGCCGTGGCCTAAGGCCATCCCCGAACTGGTCGCGGTCAGCTCTGTCACCATCGCGGTGCAGGTCAATGGCAAGCTGCGCGGCACGCTCGAAATCGCCCCGGACACCGACAAGGCCGAGGTGGAAAAGGCCGCGCTGGCGGTAGAGACTGTGCAGCGGGCCATGGAAGGCAAATCGCCGAAGAAAGTGATTGTGGTCCCCAACAGGATCGTGAACATCGTCGTATGA
- the lptE gene encoding LPS assembly lipoprotein LptE, with translation MTKARALLAVLALPLLAGCGFRPLYATPDMPKGAMQAKLRSIYVEPIPEKTGYQMRTRLIDLIDGQGEARGASYYLRVNLTIHAEAIGVQSQTTASGITQTAITRYNDTLKAEYELIDPATGNPVTKGVETGLTAYNVLSSPYATLANQQDADRRAAEDIADRIRINLAVYFAEQAKK, from the coding sequence ATGACCAAAGCACGCGCCCTTCTGGCTGTTCTGGCCCTGCCGCTTCTGGCGGGATGCGGGTTTCGCCCCCTCTATGCCACGCCGGATATGCCCAAGGGCGCGATGCAGGCCAAGTTGCGCTCGATTTATGTCGAGCCGATCCCCGAGAAGACCGGCTATCAGATGCGTACCCGCCTGATCGATCTGATCGACGGGCAGGGCGAGGCGCGCGGCGCGAGCTATTATTTAAGGGTAAATCTCACCATTCACGCCGAAGCTATCGGCGTGCAGAGCCAGACCACAGCCAGCGGCATCACCCAAACCGCCATCACCCGTTATAACGACACGCTGAAAGCTGAGTATGAGCTGATCGATCCGGCGACGGGCAATCCCGTGACCAAAGGCGTCGAGACCGGGCTGACCGCTTACAACGTGCTCTCTTCGCCCTATGCCACCCTTGCCAATCAGCAGGATGCCGATCGGCGCGCCGCCGAGGACATCGCCGACCGCATCCGCATCAATCTGGCGGTCTATTTTGCCGAACAGGCGAAGAAGTGA
- a CDS encoding porin produces the protein MKTRLMMTAAALLAAAPAGAAVPALTVDLDPATLTVGGIAYGALFAPDLPKATGGADQRWATGAADVNLKLSRDYDSGLSLSLKSSFEVLRDRLSYDNYGGALVQKVYGVAQTGLGTVEVGMTDGAVYALAITGPVSDDITSIENPNATFFIDPSTGRAFGQLFDFSSATNSSLNYAKISYYTPRILGFELGASYTPAQNREVIPFLNNGPHKENRQKSIWEVALSYSEQWETMALGVYGGVALAHGDGKLAEDASLTDWSVGSEFDYTINDDWKWAIGGGYRRANTFAFDIYDARTSGATESGHLSSTLSYGDYSLTGEYGRGTADGGMAGPVIGIKAWQVQLGYTIDTNWQLTTGWQEHVYDRNLGSFYDGSKRLAMSAAFVHLKFKVGG, from the coding sequence ATGAAAACGAGATTGATGATGACGGCGGCCGCGCTTTTGGCGGCGGCGCCTGCGGGAGCCGCTGTACCGGCCCTGACCGTGGATTTGGACCCTGCAACCCTGACGGTGGGGGGCATCGCCTATGGGGCTCTCTTCGCGCCGGATTTGCCCAAGGCGACAGGCGGGGCGGATCAGCGCTGGGCCACGGGCGCGGCGGACGTCAATCTCAAGCTGAGCCGCGATTATGACAGCGGCCTTTCGCTCTCCTTGAAATCCAGTTTCGAGGTCCTGCGCGACCGCCTCTCATACGATAATTACGGCGGTGCCCTGGTGCAGAAGGTCTATGGCGTGGCCCAGACCGGCCTCGGCACGGTGGAAGTCGGCATGACCGATGGCGCGGTCTATGCCCTCGCCATCACCGGGCCGGTGTCGGACGACATCACCTCGATCGAGAACCCCAACGCGACATTCTTCATCGACCCCTCGACGGGGCGCGCCTTTGGCCAGCTGTTCGATTTTTCCAGCGCCACCAATTCCTCGCTGAACTACGCCAAGATCTCTTATTACACCCCGCGCATCCTGGGCTTTGAGCTCGGCGCATCCTACACGCCCGCGCAAAACCGCGAGGTCATTCCTTTCCTCAACAATGGTCCGCATAAGGAAAACCGCCAGAAAAGCATCTGGGAAGTGGCGCTTTCCTATTCCGAGCAATGGGAGACGATGGCGCTCGGTGTCTATGGCGGTGTGGCGCTCGCCCATGGCGACGGCAAGCTCGCTGAGGATGCCAGCCTGACCGATTGGAGTGTCGGCAGCGAGTTCGATTACACCATCAATGATGATTGGAAATGGGCCATTGGCGGGGGCTATCGCCGCGCCAATACCTTCGCTTTCGATATCTATGACGCGCGGACCAGCGGCGCCACCGAAAGCGGGCATCTAAGCTCCACGCTCTCCTATGGCGATTACAGCCTCACCGGCGAATATGGCCGCGGCACCGCCGATGGCGGTATGGCTGGCCCGGTGATCGGGATCAAAGCCTGGCAGGTGCAGCTCGGCTATACCATCGACACCAATTGGCAGCTCACCACCGGCTGGCAGGAACACGTCTACGACCGCAACCTCGGCAGCTTCTATGACGGCTCCAAACGCCTCGCGATGAGCGCCGCCTTCGTGCATCTGAAGTTCAAGGTGGGGGGGTAA
- a CDS encoding DUF3576 domain-containing protein — MRALTLVACGLILAGCGSSNDNSKYIQDVDSGTTAIASESGQRTLGVNSYLWHATLDTLSFLPLQSEDPFGGVIISDWYSAPGTPNDRVKVTVYILDRRLRADGLKIAVFRQTKSAEGWVDAAANPETATKLTDAILTRARELRLAARPGG, encoded by the coding sequence ATGCGAGCCTTAACCCTTGTTGCTTGCGGCCTCATCCTGGCCGGTTGCGGGTCTTCCAACGACAACAGCAAGTATATCCAGGACGTCGATAGCGGCACCACCGCCATTGCCAGCGAAAGCGGCCAGCGCACCTTGGGTGTGAATTCCTATCTGTGGCACGCCACCCTCGACACGCTCTCCTTCCTGCCCTTGCAGTCGGAAGATCCGTTCGGCGGCGTCATCATCAGCGATTGGTACTCGGCCCCCGGCACGCCGAATGACCGCGTCAAGGTGACCGTCTACATCCTCGACCGCCGCCTGCGCGCCGACGGGCTCAAGATCGCCGTCTTCCGCCAGACCAAATCGGCTGAAGGCTGGGTCGACGCGGCCGCCAATCCCGAGACCGCCACCAAGCTGACGGACGCCATTCTGACGCGCGCCCGCGAGCTTCGCCTGGCTGCCCGCCCCGGCGGCTGA